A genomic region of Desulfosarcina ovata subsp. ovata contains the following coding sequences:
- a CDS encoding sigma-54 interaction domain-containing protein yields MSEHSKSKPGPPIVGVSKNIERVRELIEHVASTGLNTVVFGESGVGKEVVAQNLYQKSPRLGKPFIKINCAALPEGLLESELFGYERGAFTGAEQKKKGKFQLAHSGVLLLDEIGDMSLPLQAKLLHVLQSGGEFSPLGSEKEVKADTWVIAATNHDLQKDIEEGKFREDLYYRLNIIKIYLAPLRERPEDIPPLIDFYVKEYAAMLNNRRVEKPSADVIERMCAYSWPGNVRELQNVLKRMLVLGDCNQIIDELFNNEKAPQNGENSDSGADHHASLSTIIDLGGKNSPDNQSFSLKSAKKKAVEMVEREIISHVLGKTDWNRSKASKILKISYKTLLYKISDLGILPPEK; encoded by the coding sequence ATGAGTGAGCATTCTAAATCAAAACCCGGCCCTCCCATTGTCGGCGTCAGCAAAAATATCGAACGTGTGCGGGAACTGATCGAACATGTGGCCAGCACGGGACTGAATACGGTGGTTTTCGGGGAAAGTGGTGTCGGCAAAGAAGTTGTCGCACAGAACCTGTACCAGAAATCCCCTCGTCTGGGAAAACCCTTCATCAAGATCAATTGTGCCGCCCTGCCGGAAGGTCTCCTGGAGAGTGAATTGTTCGGCTACGAGCGTGGCGCCTTTACCGGAGCCGAACAGAAAAAGAAAGGCAAATTCCAACTGGCCCATAGCGGTGTTCTGCTCCTGGATGAAATTGGCGACATGTCGCTGCCCCTGCAGGCAAAATTGCTGCATGTCCTGCAGAGCGGCGGTGAATTCTCGCCGTTGGGCTCGGAAAAAGAGGTCAAGGCAGACACCTGGGTGATCGCCGCCACCAATCACGATCTGCAAAAAGACATCGAAGAGGGAAAATTCCGCGAGGATCTGTATTACCGACTCAATATCATCAAAATCTATCTGGCCCCACTACGTGAGCGCCCCGAGGATATTCCACCGCTGATCGACTTTTACGTTAAAGAGTATGCCGCCATGCTCAATAACCGTCGTGTCGAGAAACCCAGCGCCGATGTGATCGAGCGCATGTGTGCCTACAGTTGGCCGGGAAACGTCCGCGAACTCCAGAACGTCCTGAAACGGATGCTGGTACTGGGGGATTGCAACCAGATTATTGATGAGCTTTTCAACAATGAGAAGGCCCCCCAGAACGGGGAAAATTCCGATAGCGGTGCCGACCACCACGCCTCACTGTCCACCATTATTGATCTGGGCGGTAAAAATTCGCCGGACAATCAATCGTTTTCCTTAAAGTCAGCCAAGAAAAAAGCGGTTGAAATGGTTGAACGCGAAATCATCTCCCATGTTCTCGGGAAAACCGACTGGAACCGCAGCAAAGCGTCAAAAATATTGAAGATCAGCTATAAGACGTTGCTTTACAAGATTAGTGATCTGGGAATTTTGCCGCCGGAAAAGTAA
- a CDS encoding polysaccharide biosynthesis/export family protein: MRKIILFASLIAICIAVTPLNTFAQSPKDSYLIGNGDILEIVTWKEPDFSREEIIVRLDGKLSFPLLDDVMAAGKTPTQLKLDIQDGLKAYVSEPHVTVTVRSAASKRFYILGEVVRTGEYPLTKKLTVLQAFALAGGFTEWASKKEIILFRRHQGQEKVIRIDYKDILKGKDFSQNVEIQADDTIVVP, encoded by the coding sequence ATGCGCAAAATAATACTTTTTGCCTCATTAATTGCCATATGTATTGCCGTAACACCCCTAAACACCTTCGCCCAGTCTCCAAAAGATTCCTACCTTATCGGCAACGGTGACATCCTTGAAATCGTCACTTGGAAGGAACCCGACTTTTCCAGGGAAGAGATCATCGTTCGTTTGGACGGAAAACTTTCTTTCCCGCTTCTTGACGATGTGATGGCTGCCGGCAAAACGCCAACCCAGTTGAAACTGGACATTCAGGATGGGCTCAAGGCCTATGTGTCGGAGCCCCATGTCACCGTTACGGTTCGGAGCGCGGCCAGCAAACGCTTTTATATTTTGGGTGAAGTCGTTAGAACCGGTGAGTACCCCCTTACCAAAAAACTGACTGTTTTGCAGGCGTTCGCTCTTGCCGGTGGGTTTACCGAGTGGGCATCCAAAAAAGAGATCATCCTGTTTCGCCGTCATCAGGGCCAGGAGAAGGTCATCCGTATCGACTATAAAGATATTTTGAAAGGTAAGGATTTCAGCCAGAACGTCGAAATTCAGGCGGATGATACCATCGTCGTTCCATAA
- a CDS encoding NAD-dependent epimerase has product MQLEYKCALVTGAAGFIGFHLSKRLLSEGYTIIGVDNLNDYYDPGIKMSRLDILKAHPQFTFSRTDLSDKAGMEALFKSTPIDVVVNLAAQAGVRYSLTNPQAYVESNLVGFVNILEGCRHNDVKHLVFASSSSVYGANTNMPFSVHHNVDHPVSLYAASKKSNELMAHTYSHLFDLPCTGLRFFTVYGPWGRPDMALFLFTKAIIEDKPIDVFNHGKMKRDFTYIDDIVEGVVRVMKTVPDPNPQWSGNAPDPGTSYARYKIYNIGNNQPVELLDFIQAIEVAIGKKAVKNFMDIQPGDVPATYADVDDLIQDVGFKPATPIDVGIGKFVEWYKDYYCNQ; this is encoded by the coding sequence ATGCAACTCGAATATAAATGCGCACTCGTTACCGGCGCTGCCGGTTTCATCGGTTTCCATCTGTCCAAGCGACTGCTGTCCGAAGGGTATACCATTATCGGTGTCGACAATTTAAACGATTACTACGATCCCGGAATCAAAATGAGCCGGCTCGATATTTTAAAGGCGCATCCGCAGTTTACATTCTCCAGGACTGATTTATCGGATAAAGCGGGAATGGAGGCGCTTTTCAAATCAACGCCCATTGATGTGGTGGTCAACCTGGCGGCCCAGGCGGGAGTGAGGTATTCGTTGACCAACCCCCAGGCCTACGTCGAATCGAATCTGGTGGGTTTTGTGAACATTCTCGAAGGATGCCGGCACAACGATGTCAAGCATCTTGTTTTCGCTTCATCCAGTTCGGTATATGGCGCCAATACCAACATGCCGTTTTCCGTGCATCACAACGTGGATCACCCCGTCTCCCTCTATGCTGCCTCGAAAAAATCCAACGAATTGATGGCTCACACATACAGCCACCTTTTTGATCTGCCTTGCACGGGCCTGCGCTTTTTCACCGTCTACGGCCCATGGGGAAGACCGGACATGGCACTGTTTTTATTTACCAAGGCCATCATCGAAGACAAGCCTATCGACGTTTTCAATCACGGTAAAATGAAACGGGATTTTACCTATATTGACGATATTGTCGAAGGCGTGGTCCGGGTGATGAAGACTGTTCCCGATCCTAACCCCCAATGGTCCGGCAACGCACCCGATCCCGGAACCTCCTACGCCCGATACAAAATCTACAACATTGGCAACAACCAACCGGTGGAACTGCTGGACTTCATTCAGGCCATAGAAGTCGCCATCGGCAAAAAGGCCGTAAAGAATTTCATGGACATTCAGCCGGGTGATGTCCCCGCCACATACGCCGATGTGGATGATCTGATCCAGGATGTGGGATTCAAACCCGCCACACCGATTGATGTCGGCATCGGGAAATTTGTGGAATGGTATAAGGATTACTATTGTAATCAATGA
- a CDS encoding response regulator → MKKPFKLLIIDDSEEILTALTNYFSQKKYEVISAANGLDGLKYIEAKDAAFDLIITDLVLPNISGVAIISIVKKKFPETPVIAITGWGEHPESLAKEAHADHVLEKPFKLPELEQLVKKLLKQ, encoded by the coding sequence ATGAAAAAGCCTTTCAAGTTGCTGATTATCGATGACAGTGAAGAGATCCTCACTGCACTGACGAATTATTTCTCGCAAAAGAAATATGAGGTTATCTCGGCCGCCAATGGTCTTGACGGCCTCAAATATATCGAAGCCAAGGATGCGGCCTTTGATCTGATCATTACCGATCTGGTCCTGCCCAATATCAGTGGCGTGGCAATTATTTCCATCGTTAAGAAAAAGTTCCCGGAAACACCCGTTATCGCCATTACCGGTTGGGGGGAACATCCGGAGTCGTTGGCCAAAGAGGCCCACGCGGACCATGTGCTTGAAAAACCGTTTAAGCTGCCGGAACTCGAACAACTGGTTAAAAAATTGTTAAAGCAATGA
- a CDS encoding TIGR03013 family XrtA/PEP-CTERM system glycosyltransferase — protein MVGEGLFIFASVIIASWLLIGIDFVIEDRTLVLKTLLIAFVCQMCLYYNDLYDMKVTDSYQELIIRLMQALGASAILLAVVYFIFPVCIIGRGIFIVSICFVVAFIVIWRIAYTHILNNGIFDKKIILLGSGELARNIHREINENKDCGYQVAAVVKDDCEGASPVVSPNICRNNYADLCRNAKDLDIDKIVVAIEERRSGFPTRQLLQCRVDGIEVIEGTSFYEMLTGKLIVEKINPSWLIFSEGFKKSWMRRVIKRTGDLLLSVVMLFFLSPILGIVAVLIKLDSKGPVFFSQERVGEKRKAYMVHKFRSMVQDAEKKSGPVWAQSNDNRVTRVGKFIRKWRIDEFPQLFNVIKGEMSFVGPRPEREFFVKELEEAIPYYAERFSVKPGVTGWAQVSYPYGASVEDAKEKLNYDLFYIKNMSIFMDLMVIMRTVKTVLFGEGAR, from the coding sequence GTGGTTGGTGAAGGGCTGTTTATTTTTGCCTCGGTCATCATTGCCAGTTGGTTGTTGATCGGAATCGATTTTGTCATTGAAGATCGCACTTTGGTTCTGAAAACGCTTTTGATCGCCTTCGTTTGCCAAATGTGCCTGTATTATAATGATCTCTACGATATGAAAGTGACCGACAGCTATCAGGAACTGATTATCCGGCTGATGCAAGCCTTGGGTGCCTCAGCCATTCTGCTTGCCGTTGTTTATTTTATTTTTCCTGTCTGCATTATTGGTCGAGGGATCTTTATTGTCAGCATCTGCTTTGTGGTGGCATTTATCGTTATCTGGCGAATCGCCTATACGCATATTCTCAACAATGGGATATTTGACAAAAAAATCATTTTGTTGGGATCCGGGGAACTGGCTCGCAATATCCACCGGGAAATTAATGAGAATAAAGATTGTGGATACCAGGTGGCAGCCGTGGTTAAAGATGATTGCGAGGGTGCTTCACCGGTCGTATCACCCAATATTTGCCGGAATAACTATGCGGACCTGTGTCGGAATGCAAAAGATTTGGACATCGATAAGATTGTTGTCGCTATCGAAGAACGCCGTAGCGGCTTTCCAACGCGGCAGCTTTTGCAATGTCGTGTGGATGGAATCGAGGTTATTGAAGGTACCAGCTTTTATGAAATGCTCACGGGGAAATTGATTGTCGAGAAAATCAACCCCAGTTGGCTTATTTTTTCCGAAGGCTTTAAAAAATCATGGATGCGGAGAGTGATAAAAAGAACCGGTGATTTATTGCTCTCTGTTGTGATGCTGTTTTTTTTGTCTCCCATACTTGGCATTGTCGCTGTTCTAATCAAACTGGACTCCAAGGGACCGGTATTTTTTTCTCAGGAGCGAGTCGGAGAAAAACGAAAAGCGTACATGGTTCATAAATTCCGTTCGATGGTTCAGGATGCTGAAAAAAAAAGTGGCCCGGTGTGGGCTCAGTCCAACGACAACCGTGTTACCCGGGTAGGGAAGTTTATCCGTAAGTGGCGGATTGATGAGTTTCCCCAGCTGTTCAATGTGATCAAAGGCGAAATGAGCTTTGTGGGACCACGGCCTGAACGGGAGTTTTTTGTTAAGGAACTGGAAGAGGCGATTCCCTACTATGCCGAACGCTTTTCGGTTAAACCGGGCGTTACCGGTTGGGCTCAGGTCAGTTATCCCTATGGCGCCTCTGTGGAAGATGCCAAAGAAAAATTGAACTATGATCTGTTCTATATCAAGAACATGTCCATCTTTATGGATTTGATGGTGATCATGCGAACGGTGAAGACAGTCTTGTTTGGTGAAGGGGCAAGATAG
- a CDS encoding sigma-54-dependent transcriptional regulator gives MLQTTAVVIEKSKAERDDIRMRLSHCGVLPICFEDEWVCLENIYCIKPSFAVFRSDSSESASRFVNAAKAIESGFPIIVLSNNHRIEAFVQNNWLENLFFLRYPANHQTFQATINRLTNVKQDLSGPVLIAGSVERKKLIQELPLVSASQDPVLIQGESGVGKKLIAKDLHRLSGNPNSIFNLIDAGDVTGEWIRKTKVRIDSLSRDYECFYAIDNAEQLPFEFQAQLFLLLEDRAPGGISKTGAASRFITMVHRDISTMVDKGLFRKDLYHRLSVLKLTVPPLRRHMSDIRALAEYFTTQYSIRYQGAVCRLTDPVMDAFVNYPWPGNVSELKRVIKKLVLMDRVHWENMLPVLCNTDKGGNGGRPSVCGIDTDEVRQFLSTNWNLTLKQARSRFADKVERKIIKAALAETGGNCKKAAGLLRISYKSMLNKAKLYQLV, from the coding sequence ATGCTCCAGACAACAGCGGTGGTTATAGAAAAAAGCAAAGCGGAAAGAGACGATATCCGCATGCGGCTTTCCCACTGCGGTGTTCTGCCCATCTGTTTTGAGGATGAATGGGTATGCCTGGAAAATATTTACTGTATCAAGCCTTCGTTTGCGGTTTTCCGATCGGATTCATCCGAATCGGCCTCCCGCTTTGTCAATGCGGCCAAGGCCATAGAGAGCGGTTTTCCGATCATTGTTCTTTCAAATAACCATAGGATTGAAGCGTTCGTTCAAAACAATTGGCTGGAAAATCTCTTTTTTTTGCGATATCCTGCCAATCATCAAACATTCCAGGCAACTATAAACCGCTTGACCAATGTCAAGCAGGATCTCAGTGGCCCTGTTTTGATCGCCGGTTCCGTTGAACGCAAAAAACTGATCCAGGAACTGCCCCTGGTCAGTGCTTCCCAGGATCCCGTACTCATCCAGGGGGAATCCGGGGTTGGCAAAAAGCTGATCGCCAAGGATCTGCATCGCTTATCCGGAAACCCGAATTCGATTTTCAACCTGATCGATGCCGGCGATGTCACCGGAGAATGGATCCGAAAAACGAAAGTCCGGATCGACAGCTTAAGCCGGGATTACGAGTGCTTTTATGCCATTGACAACGCCGAGCAACTGCCATTTGAATTTCAAGCCCAACTTTTTCTTTTGTTGGAAGACCGTGCGCCAGGGGGGATATCCAAAACCGGTGCGGCGAGCCGCTTCATTACCATGGTTCATCGGGATATATCGACCATGGTCGATAAGGGGTTGTTCAGAAAAGATCTCTACCATCGGCTCAGCGTGTTGAAACTTACCGTTCCGCCGTTGCGTCGGCATATGAGCGATATCCGGGCACTGGCTGAGTATTTTACTACCCAGTACAGTATCCGATATCAGGGGGCGGTCTGCCGATTGACCGATCCGGTGATGGACGCGTTCGTTAATTACCCCTGGCCGGGCAATGTGTCCGAACTCAAACGCGTCATCAAAAAGCTGGTTCTCATGGATCGGGTCCATTGGGAGAATATGCTGCCGGTATTGTGCAATACCGACAAGGGCGGGAACGGCGGACGACCGTCGGTTTGTGGCATCGATACCGATGAGGTTCGTCAGTTTCTCTCAACTAACTGGAACCTCACCTTGAAACAGGCCAGATCCCGCTTTGCAGATAAAGTTGAAAGAAAAATCATCAAAGCGGCATTGGCCGAGACCGGTGGAAATTGTAAAAAGGCCGCAGGTCTATTGAGAATCAGCTATAAATCGATGCTTAACAAGGCAAAACTTTATCAGTTGGTGTGA
- a CDS encoding CpsD/CapB family tyrosine-protein kinase has product MGKIHEALEKSGRVKELNRLASVEERVHPAREPGNEIKIVAPKPEPPVRPTAHERRLDPHLVAYHDPNGVEAEIFKILRTNILFPKTGTPPRSIMVTSAIPGDGKSFVAANLAISIAQGIEEHVLLMDCDMRRSSIHTRFGFDERVPGLSDYLANKIPLESLLQKTVVDKLTLLPGGTQPPNPSELLSSQAMKSLLKEAKSRYSDRYIIVDSPPPQLTAETAALANYVDGIIIVVRYASTPKDMIRELLEKLGKDKVLGVVMNGYRVPTTERYGYGKYKKYKKY; this is encoded by the coding sequence ATGGGAAAGATCCACGAAGCGCTTGAAAAATCCGGCCGGGTGAAAGAATTGAATCGGCTCGCCTCTGTTGAAGAACGCGTCCATCCCGCCAGAGAACCAGGCAACGAAATAAAAATTGTCGCACCCAAACCGGAACCGCCGGTCCGCCCAACCGCTCATGAGCGCCGGTTGGATCCACATTTGGTTGCGTATCACGACCCAAACGGTGTTGAGGCCGAGATTTTTAAGATTCTTCGAACCAACATTCTTTTTCCAAAAACAGGCACTCCGCCGCGTTCCATCATGGTGACCAGCGCGATTCCCGGTGACGGGAAATCCTTTGTCGCCGCAAACCTTGCCATCAGCATTGCGCAAGGCATCGAGGAACATGTGCTCCTTATGGACTGTGATATGCGACGGTCCAGCATTCATACCCGGTTCGGCTTTGATGAGCGTGTACCGGGGTTGAGCGATTATCTTGCTAATAAAATTCCACTGGAATCGCTCTTGCAGAAAACGGTTGTGGATAAGTTGACCCTCCTGCCTGGTGGCACACAACCACCCAACCCGTCTGAGTTGCTTTCCAGTCAGGCGATGAAATCTCTATTGAAGGAAGCCAAAAGCCGATACAGCGATCGCTATATTATCGTTGACTCACCGCCGCCTCAACTGACGGCAGAAACCGCCGCGTTAGCCAACTATGTTGATGGAATAATCATTGTTGTCAGGTATGCTTCCACTCCCAAAGATATGATTCGGGAACTGCTTGAAAAATTGGGTAAGGATAAAGTGCTCGGTGTGGTGATGAATGGATATCGGGTGCCGACTACAGAACGATATGGCTATGGGAAATATAAGAAGTATAAGAAATATTGA
- the mtaB gene encoding tRNA (N(6)-L-threonylcarbamoyladenosine(37)-C(2))-methylthiotransferase MtaB, whose translation MKRFCVKTLGCKVNQCESEAICNALVEAGAGFAYGTDGQADLVIVNTCTVTRKAAMQSRQAVRQAIRNNPGARIVVTGCHAQIAPAELAAIDGVDRVVGNGDKHQIPRQILAGLPAMDASPETPACGDVRAIAQFDALPGIAHGGRTRPFLKVQDGCDAFCTYCIVPHARGRSRSLPVDQVLDQIGRLGRLGYREVVLTGIHIGCYGKDLSSTTGLYDLLCRIREAGTINRVRLSSIEPAELSDEIIGLADADPNQPGRLCPHFHVPLQSGDDGILKRMHRPYTRDFFRGRVHAIIHRVPHAAIGVDTLIGFPGETDAAFENTHQLISSLPVTYLHVFPFSAREGTPAFSFSGQIPAPVIKNRCRRMRRLGEEKRRGFYHRRIGETVTVLVEETRDKGDGRLKGLTDNYVPVRFDGPDEWYNTLRTVSVNRISGDGLPEGTVDTGE comes from the coding sequence ATGAAAAGATTTTGTGTCAAAACTCTGGGTTGCAAAGTCAACCAGTGCGAATCCGAGGCCATCTGCAATGCCCTGGTGGAAGCTGGTGCCGGGTTTGCATATGGAACGGATGGTCAGGCAGACCTGGTGATCGTCAATACCTGTACGGTGACCCGCAAGGCGGCCATGCAGAGCCGCCAGGCTGTTCGCCAGGCCATTCGCAACAATCCCGGGGCGCGAATCGTGGTGACCGGCTGCCATGCCCAGATCGCGCCGGCGGAGTTGGCCGCCATCGACGGAGTCGACCGGGTGGTCGGCAACGGCGACAAACACCAGATCCCCCGGCAGATACTGGCCGGCCTGCCCGCAATGGATGCCTCCCCGGAAACGCCAGCCTGCGGGGATGTAAGAGCAATCGCTCAATTTGACGCGTTGCCCGGCATTGCCCATGGCGGCCGCACACGGCCGTTTCTGAAAGTGCAGGATGGCTGCGATGCTTTTTGCACCTACTGCATCGTCCCTCATGCCCGCGGAAGAAGCCGCAGCCTGCCCGTGGATCAGGTGCTGGATCAGATCGGCCGATTGGGACGGCTGGGCTACCGCGAGGTGGTGCTTACCGGCATTCATATCGGCTGTTACGGCAAGGATTTATCGTCGACCACAGGTTTGTACGACCTGCTTTGCCGCATCCGCGAGGCAGGCACCATCAATCGGGTGCGCCTCAGCTCCATTGAACCGGCCGAGCTCTCCGACGAGATCATTGGATTGGCCGATGCCGACCCGAATCAGCCTGGACGGCTCTGCCCCCATTTTCATGTCCCCCTGCAAAGCGGCGACGACGGTATTTTGAAGCGCATGCACCGGCCGTACACCAGAGATTTTTTCAGGGGGCGGGTGCACGCCATCATCCACCGAGTGCCCCATGCGGCCATTGGCGTCGACACTCTGATCGGATTTCCCGGAGAGACAGACGCTGCTTTTGAGAACACCCATCAGTTGATTTCCAGCCTGCCGGTGACCTATCTGCATGTTTTTCCGTTTTCGGCCCGTGAAGGCACGCCGGCGTTTTCCTTCAGCGGGCAGATCCCGGCACCGGTCATCAAAAACCGCTGCCGGAGGATGCGCCGTTTGGGTGAAGAAAAACGGCGCGGTTTTTATCACCGTCGCATCGGCGAGACCGTTACCGTTCTGGTGGAAGAGACCCGTGACAAGGGCGACGGTCGCCTGAAAGGCCTGACCGACAACTACGTCCCGGTGCGCTTCGACGGACCGGATGAATGGTACAACACGCTTCGAACGGTTAGCGTCAACAGGATTTCTGGAGATGGGTTGCCTGAAGGGACGGTTGATACCGGTGAGTGA
- a CDS encoding XrtA system polysaccharide chain length determinant: MASQPIPMDPKYIIDLIIKRRWIIMVPFFIAMIVGIVLAIKLPKIYEASTLILIQPQRVPQNYVQSIVDTDPNERINTLSQQVLSRTNLENIIKEFKLLRGVENSSMYMEDKVNNLRKRIKVNVSSGRRRGESDAFSISFQDKSPEDVMKVTNALASYFIDENLRLREAQAVGTSDFLDSELQSMKSRLEEVEAQLKRYRESYMGELPEQLDSNLRILDRLQEHLSESQQNLSEAKIRLVTLQNEAAASREQPTTLIIGQGNQQEINDLDQMRVQLENLLARYTERHPDVVRLKSRIAEMEKQADLDRQSETTTSTGSGSNRRQTASLSPEYRTQYNEIIQEMRRLEADVADTRTQIAVYQKRVENTPKREQELLSLRRDYQNIQSTYDSLLERKLEAEIAVNMERKQKGEQFRILDPAKIPQKPIKPDMRKLFIMVVGAGLAVGGGIIFLLEYLDSSFKRPEDIEEDLELPVLCTVPRIIDSRTRMVRRVEYICSALFGSISFTLFAVFAVLTQKGVEPMLAIIRKVAN, from the coding sequence ATGGCCTCACAACCCATTCCCATGGACCCCAAATACATCATCGACCTGATCATCAAGCGTCGCTGGATCATTATGGTGCCCTTTTTTATCGCGATGATCGTCGGTATTGTGCTGGCCATTAAACTGCCCAAAATATACGAAGCCAGCACATTGATTCTGATTCAGCCCCAGCGGGTGCCGCAGAATTATGTGCAGTCGATTGTTGATACCGATCCAAATGAACGCATCAATACCTTGTCCCAGCAGGTCTTGAGCCGAACCAATCTCGAAAATATTATCAAAGAGTTCAAATTGTTAAGAGGGGTAGAGAACTCTTCAATGTACATGGAGGACAAGGTCAATAACTTACGCAAACGTATAAAAGTGAATGTTTCGAGCGGTCGCCGACGTGGGGAAAGTGATGCATTTTCTATTTCTTTCCAGGATAAGAGCCCGGAAGATGTGATGAAAGTGACCAATGCCCTGGCTTCCTATTTCATTGATGAAAATTTAAGATTGAGAGAAGCACAGGCCGTCGGAACCAGTGATTTTTTGGATTCCGAACTCCAGAGCATGAAAAGCCGCCTGGAAGAGGTTGAAGCCCAGTTGAAACGATATCGTGAGTCTTACATGGGAGAACTTCCTGAGCAATTGGACTCAAATTTACGAATCCTTGACCGGCTCCAGGAGCATTTGAGTGAGAGCCAGCAAAATCTCAGTGAAGCCAAGATAAGGTTGGTTACCTTGCAGAATGAAGCGGCCGCTTCGCGTGAACAGCCCACAACGCTGATTATCGGTCAGGGTAACCAGCAAGAGATCAACGATCTCGATCAAATGCGGGTCCAGTTGGAAAACTTGTTGGCTCGCTATACCGAGCGGCACCCGGATGTGGTCCGGCTGAAATCCAGGATTGCGGAAATGGAAAAACAAGCCGATCTCGATCGGCAATCGGAGACCACCACGTCCACGGGCAGCGGTTCCAATCGGCGTCAAACGGCATCTCTATCGCCGGAATACCGAACGCAATACAATGAAATTATTCAGGAGATGAGACGGCTTGAAGCCGATGTCGCCGACACGCGCACGCAAATTGCCGTCTATCAAAAAAGAGTTGAAAATACACCTAAAAGAGAGCAGGAGTTGTTGTCATTACGACGCGATTATCAAAATATCCAATCCACTTATGACTCTTTGCTGGAACGGAAATTGGAAGCCGAAATCGCCGTAAACATGGAGCGCAAGCAAAAAGGCGAGCAGTTCAGGATTCTTGATCCAGCTAAAATTCCCCAGAAACCGATTAAACCGGATATGCGTAAGCTGTTCATCATGGTTGTGGGGGCAGGCCTGGCAGTAGGCGGTGGAATTATTTTTCTGCTTGAGTACCTGGACAGTTCATTCAAACGGCCCGAAGATATCGAAGAAGATCTGGAATTGCCGGTATTGTGCACCGTACCCAGAATCATCGATAGCCGAACCCGGATGGTCAGGCGGGTTGAATACATCTGTTCCGCTCTGTTTGGTTCGATTTCCTTTACCCTTTTTGCTGTATTCGCCGTTTTGACACAAAAAGGTGTTGAACCCATGCTGGCGATAATCCGGAAAGTCGCCAACTGA